From the Chitinophaga lutea genome, one window contains:
- a CDS encoding RNA polymerase sigma factor, producing MTAVLCRHFGLQHMETAEDIVSETFLKATEVWTEKGIPENPTAWLYTVAKNKTKDYLKRLSVFETQVKGAIRPEAAEEAPAFEFDTQTIADGQLAMIFAVCDAANSTESQICLALQVLCGFSVEEIADAFLAKTETIKKRLLRARAVLRDIQFHTGPLREAAITARLDAVLQTLYLLFNEGYFSKSGNRAIRKDLCSEAMRLTLVLTENPLTCTPQANALLALMCYQSSRLDAREDEAGEAILFEQQDKERWSRELIDKGNHYLVNACSGHEVSKYHLEAGIAYWHTTPSSDKKWEHILGLYNELIVMAYSPMTALNRTFAFAKVYGNGPAIAEAEKLQLEGTGDYHALLGYLYADTDVAKAVAHYRKAIQLTKSASGKKTLAKEITRLATGN from the coding sequence ATGACGGCCGTTTTATGCCGTCATTTTGGGCTGCAGCATATGGAAACCGCGGAGGACATCGTCAGCGAAACCTTCCTCAAAGCCACCGAAGTATGGACTGAAAAAGGTATTCCCGAAAACCCGACGGCCTGGCTATATACCGTCGCCAAAAATAAAACGAAAGACTACCTGAAACGGCTATCCGTTTTCGAAACGCAGGTAAAAGGCGCTATCAGGCCCGAGGCCGCTGAAGAAGCTCCCGCCTTTGAATTTGACACCCAAACGATCGCGGACGGCCAGCTGGCCATGATCTTTGCCGTATGTGACGCGGCCAATTCCACCGAATCCCAGATCTGCCTGGCATTGCAGGTGCTCTGCGGTTTCAGTGTGGAGGAGATTGCCGATGCCTTCCTTGCCAAAACCGAAACCATCAAAAAGCGGCTGCTGCGGGCCAGGGCCGTGTTGCGCGATATACAGTTCCATACGGGGCCTTTACGGGAAGCGGCGATTACCGCCCGCCTCGACGCGGTACTGCAAACGCTTTATCTTTTATTCAACGAAGGATATTTTTCAAAATCCGGCAACCGCGCCATCCGGAAAGATCTGTGCTCGGAAGCTATGCGGCTGACGCTGGTGCTCACAGAAAACCCCCTCACCTGCACGCCGCAGGCCAATGCACTGCTGGCACTGATGTGTTACCAGAGCTCCCGGCTCGACGCGCGGGAAGATGAGGCGGGTGAAGCGATATTGTTCGAGCAGCAGGATAAGGAGCGCTGGAGCCGCGAACTGATTGATAAAGGCAATCACTACCTGGTGAATGCCTGTTCCGGCCACGAAGTGTCGAAGTACCACCTCGAGGCAGGTATCGCCTACTGGCATACCACGCCTTCGTCTGATAAAAAATGGGAGCACATCCTGGGGTTGTACAACGAACTGATCGTGATGGCCTATTCGCCTATGACCGCCCTCAACCGCACATTCGCCTTTGCCAAAGTGTACGGCAACGGGCCGGCTATCGCGGAAGCGGAAAAATTGCAGCTCGAAGGCACGGGCGACTATCACGCCCTGCTCGGGTACCTGTATGCGGATACGGACGTTGCAAAAGCCGTCGCCCATTACCGCAAAGCCATCCAGCTTACCAAATCCGCCTCCGGAAAGAAAACCCTCGCCAAAGAAATCACACGGCTGGCGACAGGAAACTGA
- a CDS encoding helix-turn-helix domain-containing protein, whose product MDRLSLIGIIGFVTVFICFLMGLFLLTVKTKHKLSNVLFALYIFVAGLDFSGFFIYRFLDAYNNWEMLRTQTSLLSMPLFYLYVLSVCYSDFRLRPVHLLHLLPFVISNLAVVQEYYLAGQAAKTYYFEHYGSMPQVQVKRVVLELQSVFYITAIFLTLKKSRNIFLENYTGPSIVSYKWLFQLVVITTVVHVIVFLRMLFQWTTDDENAITWALLFGAITALIVMCWFVLKALYQPELFRGVDSTLPLVREMLPEPESVKPSGTEEKIAMLKAYMEQAEPYLEPDLTIQELAARMNMPMRELSLLINHHLNQHFFDFINGYRIEKAKKLLSSSTKQALNVQEILYEVGFNSKSSFNTAFKKHTNTTPTQYRNSSLSGN is encoded by the coding sequence ATGGACAGGCTCAGTTTAATCGGCATCATTGGTTTTGTGACGGTTTTTATCTGCTTTTTGATGGGGCTCTTCCTGCTCACCGTCAAAACGAAGCATAAACTGAGCAATGTGCTGTTTGCCCTGTATATCTTCGTGGCCGGCCTCGACTTCAGCGGATTTTTTATCTACCGCTTCCTCGATGCGTACAACAACTGGGAGATGCTCCGCACCCAGACCTCCCTGCTTTCCATGCCGCTGTTTTACCTGTACGTGCTGTCTGTCTGTTATTCGGATTTCAGGCTGCGGCCCGTTCACCTGCTGCACCTGTTGCCTTTTGTGATCAGCAACCTTGCGGTGGTACAGGAGTATTACCTGGCCGGGCAGGCGGCCAAAACGTATTATTTCGAGCACTATGGCAGCATGCCACAGGTACAGGTGAAGCGGGTGGTGCTCGAACTGCAGTCCGTGTTTTACATCACGGCGATCTTCCTGACGCTGAAAAAATCGAGGAATATCTTTCTTGAAAACTATACCGGCCCGTCGATCGTGTCTTACAAATGGCTGTTCCAGCTGGTGGTGATAACCACGGTAGTGCATGTGATCGTTTTTTTGCGGATGCTTTTCCAGTGGACGACCGATGATGAAAATGCCATTACCTGGGCACTGCTGTTCGGCGCCATCACGGCCCTGATCGTGATGTGCTGGTTTGTGCTGAAAGCTCTTTACCAGCCCGAGCTTTTCAGGGGCGTGGATTCCACGCTGCCGCTGGTCAGGGAAATGTTGCCGGAACCGGAAAGCGTAAAACCATCCGGGACGGAAGAGAAAATCGCCATGCTGAAGGCCTATATGGAGCAGGCGGAACCTTATCTTGAACCGGACCTCACCATACAGGAACTGGCCGCGCGGATGAACATGCCCATGCGGGAATTGTCGTTGCTCATCAACCATCACCTCAACCAGCACTTCTTCGATTTTATCAACGGGTACCGGATCGAGAAGGCCAAAAAACTGCTGAGCAGCTCCACGAAGCAGGCGCTGAATGTACAGGAAATCTTATATGAAGTAGGTTTTAACTCCAAATCGTCGTTCAATACGGCTTTTAAAAAGCATACGAATACCACACCGACGCAATACCGAAACAGCTCGTTATCAGGTAATTGA
- a CDS encoding outer membrane beta-barrel family protein — translation MVQHNAAPAAFANVVLLNTAGKVEQGALTQENGSFRLAVKSGRYTVRISYVGLAPWERTLQLEKDTSLGIVTLKEQEGRLREVVITGGRKLVEQQPDRLIFNVENSIAAVGGNALNALGAAPGVLVQHNVISMLGKGASRVMINGRMIELTGEDLAAYLSSISAADIKNIEIITNPPARYDAAGAGGLININLKKGAANAWKNTTVLSYDQNAYAFYSLRNSFLYQRNKLRLAASIGGKTGYLKTREELKTYYVKGLWQLGIDGKEKQENLNGSVAVDYDFTDNISAGVQYAGQHNNPDRSDVATIAIHDEAGSVASYLINRGQNDIGNTSHTLNAHLIAKLDTQGRRFSFDLDRFVYRSGIDNQFAASSYSSEMAFLLTGQMARNVSEQHIYNTSATVDFDYPMKAFRLNYGAKLSFITSKSGGDYYNTISGRPVWEQERSNRFDYREYNQAAYASGSKTFNAHISLQLGLRLEHTTTEGHSPPKPGWYVNSYLKLFPSLSFSYKMNDDHGWVLNYGRRITRPGFRDLNPYRSYLNSKSYSEGNPFLQPALNDNLEVAYTYKGKFRTNAFLHITSNGFGVIFKADRATNTQTVIRENYYKEYAFGIGENYTGNITPWWESSNDLYLLSSRTWFHGIDAVPLNGEQLYFNTVNAFSLSRATKLQVDFLYSSPFKKGLYEIGYRMRFNIGIKHSMLNNRLQLAAFVNDVFNTAYLKDYNSVVNSIRQEYSQNNSSRYFRLSLTYQFGNSNLDIRKRSGGNDEERKRAD, via the coding sequence ATGGTGCAGCACAATGCCGCTCCCGCTGCTTTTGCGAATGTGGTGCTCCTCAATACCGCCGGGAAGGTGGAACAGGGGGCGCTGACGCAGGAGAACGGCAGCTTCCGGTTGGCGGTGAAAAGCGGCCGGTATACCGTCAGGATAAGTTATGTGGGCCTGGCGCCCTGGGAGCGCACCCTGCAATTGGAAAAAGACACTTCACTGGGCATCGTGACGCTGAAAGAACAGGAGGGCCGGCTGAGGGAGGTGGTGATCACCGGTGGAAGAAAGCTGGTGGAGCAGCAACCCGACCGCCTCATCTTTAATGTCGAAAACAGTATCGCCGCCGTGGGGGGGAACGCCCTCAACGCACTCGGCGCTGCGCCGGGCGTGCTGGTGCAGCACAACGTGATTTCCATGCTGGGCAAAGGCGCCAGCCGGGTGATGATCAACGGCCGGATGATCGAGCTGACGGGGGAAGACCTCGCCGCCTACCTGTCGTCCATCAGCGCCGCCGATATCAAAAACATCGAGATCATCACCAATCCACCCGCACGGTACGATGCGGCCGGGGCAGGCGGGCTTATCAATATCAACCTGAAAAAAGGCGCCGCCAACGCCTGGAAAAACACCACGGTGCTGAGTTACGACCAGAACGCCTATGCTTTTTATTCGCTGCGGAACAGTTTCCTCTACCAGCGGAATAAACTCCGGCTGGCCGCCTCCATCGGGGGAAAAACCGGGTACCTGAAAACCCGGGAGGAATTAAAGACTTATTACGTGAAAGGTCTCTGGCAACTGGGGATTGACGGGAAGGAAAAACAGGAGAACCTGAACGGGAGCGTTGCCGTGGATTATGATTTTACCGATAACATATCCGCCGGTGTCCAGTACGCCGGTCAGCACAACAACCCGGACCGGTCGGATGTGGCGACGATTGCCATACACGATGAGGCAGGCAGCGTGGCATCTTACCTCATCAACCGCGGGCAGAACGATATCGGCAATACCAGCCATACGCTGAATGCGCATCTCATTGCGAAGCTGGATACCCAGGGCCGGCGGTTTTCCTTCGATCTCGACCGTTTCGTGTACCGGTCGGGCATCGACAACCAGTTCGCGGCATCATCGTATTCTTCGGAGATGGCTTTCCTGCTGACGGGGCAAATGGCCCGCAATGTTTCGGAACAGCATATCTATAACACCAGCGCAACGGTGGATTTCGATTACCCCATGAAGGCGTTCCGGCTAAACTACGGGGCAAAGCTCAGTTTTATAACCAGCAAATCCGGCGGAGACTATTACAACACCATCAGCGGCCGGCCGGTGTGGGAGCAGGAGCGCTCCAACCGGTTCGATTACCGGGAATATAACCAGGCAGCATACGCCTCCGGCAGCAAAACATTCAATGCTCATATCAGCCTTCAGCTGGGCCTGCGGCTTGAGCACACAACAACGGAAGGGCATTCGCCACCCAAGCCCGGCTGGTACGTTAACAGTTACCTCAAACTGTTCCCGTCCTTATCCTTCTCCTATAAAATGAACGACGATCACGGGTGGGTGCTGAACTATGGCCGCCGTATCACCCGGCCGGGTTTCCGCGACCTGAACCCGTACCGCTCTTACCTGAACAGTAAAAGCTATTCCGAGGGCAACCCGTTCCTGCAACCGGCGCTCAACGACAATCTTGAGGTGGCCTACACATACAAGGGAAAATTCCGGACGAATGCATTCCTGCATATCACCAGCAACGGCTTCGGGGTGATATTCAAGGCCGACCGCGCCACCAATACCCAAACCGTTATTCGGGAGAATTATTACAAGGAATACGCGTTCGGGATAGGGGAGAACTATACCGGCAATATCACGCCCTGGTGGGAAAGCAGCAACGACCTGTATCTGCTGAGCTCCAGGACGTGGTTCCACGGGATTGATGCCGTGCCGCTGAACGGCGAGCAGCTGTATTTCAATACCGTCAACGCCTTTTCCCTCAGCCGTGCTACCAAACTGCAGGTCGACTTCCTGTACAGTTCGCCGTTCAAAAAAGGGCTGTACGAGATCGGCTACCGGATGAGGTTCAATATCGGCATTAAACACAGCATGCTGAACAACCGCCTGCAGCTGGCCGCGTTTGTAAACGATGTTTTCAATACCGCTTACCTGAAAGATTATAATTCCGTCGTCAACTCCATCCGGCAGGAATACAGCCAGAACAACAGCAGCCGGTATTTCCGTTTGTCGCTCACCTACCAGTTCGGGAACAGTAACCTCGATATCCGGAAGCGAAGCGGCGGCAACGACGAAGAAAGGAAACGGGCAGACTAA
- a CDS encoding LytR/AlgR family response regulator transcription factor: MKKMKCIIVDDEALAREGMEQLAADMDFLEVTGSYKNAIFAQNALMQQQVDLMFLDINMPRLSGLSFLEALPNPPTTIITTAYPDYALEGFRLSVLDYLLKPISPERFIKAVHKARDYFLLQQVPAPDYIFLKQNQVYEKVMLSDILYLEGMQNYVIVHTAVKKIIIHITFRAVEESLPAHTFIRVHKSFIVNMNCIQAIEGNIIRLHSREVPLGRTLRDEVMEKVVNRVLLSKDGRRPQH; this comes from the coding sequence ATGAAAAAGATGAAATGCATCATTGTAGACGACGAAGCCCTCGCCCGTGAAGGCATGGAGCAACTGGCCGCCGACATGGATTTTCTCGAAGTGACCGGCAGCTATAAAAACGCCATCTTCGCACAGAATGCGCTGATGCAGCAACAGGTGGACCTCATGTTCCTCGACATCAATATGCCGCGCCTCTCGGGTCTCTCCTTTCTCGAAGCGCTGCCCAATCCCCCGACCACCATCATCACCACTGCCTATCCGGACTATGCGCTGGAAGGTTTCCGGTTGAGCGTGCTTGACTACCTGCTTAAACCCATATCCCCGGAGCGCTTCATCAAAGCCGTCCATAAGGCACGCGATTACTTTTTGCTGCAACAGGTGCCCGCGCCGGATTACATCTTCCTGAAACAGAACCAGGTGTATGAAAAAGTGATGCTATCAGACATCCTGTACCTCGAAGGCATGCAGAACTATGTGATCGTGCACACCGCCGTCAAAAAGATCATCATCCACATTACGTTCAGAGCCGTGGAAGAAAGCCTGCCAGCCCACACGTTCATCCGGGTACACAAATCTTTCATCGTCAACATGAATTGCATCCAGGCCATCGAAGGCAACATCATCCGCCTACATAGCCGCGAAGTCCCCCTGGGCCGCACGCTGCGCGATGAAGTGATGGAGAAGGTGGTGAACCGGGTGCTGCTGTCGAAAGATGGAAGAAGACCGCAGCATTAG
- a CDS encoding sensor histidine kinase, producing MQEEKTLKWWPLQVFVWTLLTLSLFMQVMIQSPMGFYRSVLYTSLIIGTAIPFTLLLSDVLLPVFIRRRQLARFVGIGLLACSVMGLLFALIDRYFDPEEMSLIARWFSMLTSALLITGSICGIRFYREHATIDKKHRTLQNAHLEAELQLLRDQVNPHFLFNVMNSIHVLMKKDVQQASSVLLKFSDMLRHQLYDSGKAYIPLNDEIGYLKNYVNVEMTRWGSDVTAECRWPEAPGNRLIAPFLLSPFIENAFKFVSRDRYDGNFVKIDSALHGQLLTMEVTNTFDHQQQTPGLPTSGGIGLRNVQKRLSLLYPGRHNLKISQQEHLFSIKLSIQLGDI from the coding sequence ATGCAGGAAGAAAAAACGTTGAAATGGTGGCCTTTGCAGGTATTCGTGTGGACGCTGCTGACCCTGAGCCTCTTTATGCAGGTCATGATCCAGTCGCCGATGGGGTTCTACCGTTCGGTGCTGTACACCTCGCTGATCATCGGCACCGCCATCCCGTTCACACTGCTGCTAAGCGACGTGTTGTTGCCGGTGTTCATCAGGCGCCGCCAGCTGGCGCGCTTCGTGGGCATCGGGCTGTTGGCCTGTAGTGTGATGGGCCTGCTCTTCGCCCTGATCGACCGTTATTTTGACCCGGAAGAGATGTCGTTGATCGCCCGGTGGTTTTCCATGCTCACCAGCGCCCTGCTGATCACCGGCAGCATATGCGGCATCCGGTTCTACCGGGAGCATGCCACCATCGACAAAAAACACCGTACCCTGCAAAATGCGCATCTCGAAGCGGAATTGCAACTGCTGCGCGACCAGGTGAACCCGCATTTCCTTTTCAACGTCATGAACAGCATCCATGTGCTGATGAAAAAAGACGTACAGCAGGCATCGTCCGTGCTGCTGAAATTCTCGGACATGCTGCGCCACCAGTTGTATGACAGCGGCAAAGCGTACATCCCGCTGAATGACGAGATCGGCTATCTGAAAAATTACGTGAATGTGGAAATGACGCGCTGGGGCAGCGACGTCACAGCGGAATGCCGGTGGCCGGAAGCGCCGGGCAACCGGTTGATTGCTCCCTTCCTGCTGTCCCCCTTCATCGAGAACGCATTCAAGTTCGTTTCGCGCGACCGTTATGACGGCAACTTCGTAAAGATCGACTCCGCGCTGCACGGGCAACTGCTGACGATGGAAGTGACCAACACCTTCGACCATCAGCAACAGACGCCCGGGCTTCCGACATCCGGCGGCATCGGGCTCAGGAACGTGCAAAAAAGGCTCTCACTGCTCTACCCCGGCCGCCACAACCTGAAAATCTCGCAGCAAGAACATCTGTTTTCCATCAAATTATCTATCCAACTCGGCGACATATGA
- a CDS encoding DUF6268 family outer membrane beta-barrel protein produces MKPAYCYLLLTCLIPVIASAQSGPSSLTGPGIAFQADYLPAAHYIRPEDSIKTASTTATRRYSFGAAFDLRKRVDTASGKFRSWGLGVEASYMQFSNKQYEKTILPDELFGAGIALRHYRSINRKWSVMGVLAAGVYTDLEAIDGNDIFLNGGVIFINQLNRRFSYGFGAVLSNTFGTPMVLPAVLVKWTPAGKFNVQVAIPEGISASYRVNGFLETGLGLRLNGNSYDVESRVSSKRLMGYREMTLGLENTFHLTKHVSFSLSGGYALLRSADYRHKRLSEMFSTQPEHRLAANWFASAGFRVNFKP; encoded by the coding sequence ATGAAACCTGCGTACTGTTATTTACTGCTGACCTGTCTCATCCCCGTCATCGCATCCGCCCAATCGGGCCCTTCATCGCTCACCGGTCCGGGGATTGCTTTCCAGGCCGACTACCTGCCTGCCGCCCATTACATCCGGCCGGAAGACAGTATTAAAACTGCCTCCACTACCGCCACCCGGCGTTATTCTTTCGGCGCAGCCTTCGATCTCCGCAAACGGGTAGACACTGCCAGTGGCAAATTCAGGTCGTGGGGCCTGGGTGTGGAAGCCAGCTACATGCAATTCTCCAATAAACAATATGAAAAGACCATCTTGCCGGATGAATTATTCGGGGCCGGCATCGCGCTCCGGCACTACCGCAGCATCAACCGCAAATGGTCGGTGATGGGCGTACTGGCGGCGGGCGTGTATACGGACCTGGAAGCGATCGACGGCAACGACATATTCCTCAATGGCGGCGTCATCTTCATCAACCAGCTCAACCGCCGCTTCTCCTACGGCTTCGGGGCCGTGCTCAGCAACACTTTCGGCACCCCCATGGTGCTGCCGGCCGTTCTGGTGAAATGGACGCCCGCCGGCAAATTCAACGTACAGGTAGCCATCCCTGAAGGCATCAGCGCCTCCTATCGCGTGAACGGCTTCCTTGAAACAGGGTTGGGCCTGCGGCTCAACGGTAATTCGTACGACGTGGAAAGCCGCGTGTCGTCCAAACGCCTGATGGGCTACCGGGAAATGACACTGGGGCTCGAAAATACCTTTCACCTCACCAAACATGTCAGCTTCAGCCTCTCGGGCGGTTACGCCCTGCTGCGAAGCGCCGACTACCGCCACAAACGCCTTTCAGAAATGTTCTCCACGCAGCCCGAGCACCGCCTCGCAGCCAATTGGTTCGCCAGCGCAGGATTCCGCGTGAACTTCAAACCTTAA
- a CDS encoding site-specific integrase, which yields MELNTFKVQLVLKTNKTNKKGLVPIFAKIFLNGQKAEISTNRSIDPQQWMNSKQCAKTSSPFNKELNQFLESFKTKIYQTYSRLQIADVTLSILSLKEALNGNRIDRQKGLIAVTEEHNHQFEKLVGIKFSFGSYKNYKTTLSYLKEFVPAFCAIKDIPLLEVNYKFCEAYYTFLTTEKPCTSNGANKHIQRLKKIINYALRAGYIKSNPTATFSLQFKPVEKQVLSWEEIIKIKNLPISRSVIDQVRDVFIFQCFTGLAYSDVKRLRPADIQPMQEGELWIKMRRQKTNISFSIPLLEPALDVLGKYLNDGEKYSPVFPVLSNQKMNDYLKVIQELAGISKNLTTHLARHSFATSVALNNGVPIDTVSKMLGHTNLKTTQVYAKVMDSKIAKDMQELKVKLSGNLKTESNE from the coding sequence ATGGAATTGAATACTTTTAAAGTACAGCTCGTACTAAAAACCAATAAAACCAACAAAAAGGGGCTGGTTCCCATCTTTGCAAAAATCTTCCTGAATGGGCAGAAAGCTGAAATTTCCACCAACAGGAGTATTGACCCCCAGCAATGGATGAACAGTAAGCAATGCGCAAAAACTTCTAGCCCATTCAATAAAGAGTTAAACCAGTTTCTGGAATCTTTCAAAACTAAAATTTACCAGACATATTCCAGGCTACAAATCGCAGATGTCACCCTAAGCATCCTTTCTCTGAAAGAGGCATTAAATGGCAACAGGATAGACAGGCAGAAGGGATTGATTGCAGTAACAGAAGAACATAACCATCAGTTTGAAAAGCTGGTGGGGATAAAGTTTTCCTTTGGGAGCTATAAAAACTACAAAACCACCCTCAGCTACCTGAAGGAATTTGTACCTGCTTTCTGTGCAATAAAGGATATACCTCTGCTGGAGGTGAATTACAAGTTTTGCGAAGCCTATTATACCTTCCTGACCACAGAAAAGCCCTGTACCTCCAATGGGGCGAATAAGCATATACAAAGGCTTAAAAAGATTATTAACTATGCCCTTAGGGCAGGGTATATCAAGTCCAACCCTACAGCAACTTTCAGTTTGCAATTTAAGCCAGTGGAAAAGCAGGTATTGAGCTGGGAGGAAATTATCAAGATTAAAAATTTGCCCATCAGCAGGAGCGTAATAGATCAGGTAAGGGATGTGTTCATTTTTCAGTGTTTTACTGGCCTAGCATACAGTGATGTTAAAAGGCTCAGACCTGCTGATATTCAGCCTATGCAGGAAGGGGAGTTGTGGATTAAAATGAGAAGGCAGAAAACCAACATTTCATTTTCCATTCCCCTGCTGGAGCCTGCTTTGGATGTGCTGGGGAAATATTTGAATGATGGTGAAAAGTATAGCCCTGTGTTTCCTGTTCTCTCTAACCAGAAGATGAATGATTATTTGAAAGTTATACAGGAATTGGCTGGAATTAGCAAAAATTTAACCACCCACCTTGCTAGGCACAGTTTTGCTACGAGTGTGGCGCTGAATAATGGGGTGCCTATTGATACTGTATCGAAAATGCTTGGGCATACTAATTTGAAAACTACGCAAGTCTATGCTAAGGTGATGGATTCGAAGATTGCGAAGGATATGCAGGAGTTGAAGGTAAAGTTGTCTGGTAACCTAAAAACTGAATCCAATGAATAG
- a CDS encoding AAA family ATPase: MIKCVNKIHDFCIFQNFTKSSLLSDFSKYNLFYGWNGSGKSTFSRLLQYVEKKSIPDEHLDAKFEIELVDKQKLINGPSFSNNSLKLNVFNKYFVAENINFEEQGAKSILLVSKERIEEKAKLKDLNLEKKNLVDRLLNAENKVREGRKTNEKFLSDIARGIKNSFKVIDTKDTYYFNYDRTKLSALIDLHRQRINATSVLTDAELSKVIMAVKPEVKEIVPLNFELPSIEKLVEFEARLNAVVQTNIVANQIEQLVKDEQLNKWVEEGLKLHAKKENGVCAFCGNSLSKERINTLNEHFSADYVSLKTKVTDGLNFIENIKQGFHFSVPLEDHLYDEYKEEYKGVIGELKKALEEVDSKLKYWSDTMSIKLGNPFEILSLETNNTTSVLATFNNSVNKLILVLKSCNSKTENYSKILKESQQKLELHYVSEALSNNEYFNSLNEIEKFDRESIETRQKLDLANKEILELEKVLVNAVMGAEQFNENLFKFLGRNDILLEYLPDQGGYRIIRSGKKELAKHLSEGERTAIAFVYFISKLQEKEPTDLQESIIVLDDPISSFDSNHLFNAAHFIKEEFLSEKDLPSKIGQLFILTHNFNFFSLINEWFEVKDLKKVYCLKNINYNDSRAAIIEDAEYVLKQFGSEYHFIFSEIKKYNESNDKSYYHTHTIANLCRQLLESFLTFKFGRKKLDKCFDEIVGFSEIAKVRKFVNHYSHRADHGASIRGYNDNLFGETEKLVPVVLDLVKHVDSLHYNSMLARINGN, translated from the coding sequence ATGATTAAATGCGTCAACAAAATTCATGATTTCTGTATATTTCAGAATTTCACAAAGTCCTCCTTATTGTCAGATTTCTCAAAGTATAATTTATTCTATGGCTGGAATGGGAGTGGAAAAAGTACATTTTCTAGACTACTTCAGTATGTTGAAAAAAAGTCTATTCCAGATGAACATTTGGATGCCAAATTTGAAATTGAATTAGTTGACAAACAAAAGCTAATAAATGGCCCATCATTTTCAAACAATTCACTGAAATTAAACGTCTTTAATAAATATTTCGTTGCAGAGAATATTAACTTTGAGGAGCAAGGAGCTAAAAGTATTCTCCTGGTATCCAAAGAGAGAATAGAAGAAAAAGCAAAACTCAAAGACTTAAACTTAGAGAAAAAGAATCTCGTTGACAGACTACTGAATGCTGAAAATAAGGTAAGGGAAGGAAGAAAAACAAACGAAAAGTTTCTTTCTGATATTGCAAGAGGGATTAAAAACTCATTTAAAGTTATTGACACAAAGGATACCTACTATTTCAACTATGACAGAACTAAACTATCAGCCTTAATCGACTTACATAGACAACGAATAAATGCTACATCGGTTCTTACAGATGCAGAGTTAAGTAAAGTCATCATGGCAGTTAAGCCAGAGGTAAAAGAAATTGTTCCCCTAAACTTTGAGTTACCTAGCATAGAAAAACTGGTTGAATTTGAGGCTAGGTTGAACGCAGTTGTGCAAACTAATATAGTAGCCAACCAGATAGAACAGTTGGTAAAGGACGAGCAGCTTAATAAATGGGTAGAGGAGGGTTTAAAATTACATGCAAAAAAGGAAAATGGAGTTTGTGCGTTTTGTGGCAACAGTCTATCTAAAGAAAGAATAAATACTCTAAATGAGCATTTTAGTGCAGATTATGTTTCTTTGAAAACAAAAGTAACAGATGGATTAAATTTTATAGAAAATATTAAACAAGGTTTTCACTTTTCAGTTCCTCTTGAAGATCATTTATATGATGAATATAAGGAGGAGTACAAAGGCGTTATAGGAGAATTAAAGAAAGCACTTGAAGAAGTTGATAGTAAGTTGAAATACTGGTCAGATACTATGAGTATAAAGCTTGGCAATCCATTTGAAATACTATCTCTGGAGACTAATAATACTACCTCTGTGCTTGCTACGTTTAACAACAGTGTCAACAAGTTGATTTTGGTGCTGAAATCCTGCAATAGCAAAACAGAGAATTACTCAAAAATCCTAAAAGAAAGTCAGCAGAAGTTAGAATTGCATTATGTAAGTGAAGCCCTCTCCAACAATGAATATTTCAACAGCTTGAATGAAATTGAAAAATTTGACAGAGAATCTATTGAAACGCGCCAAAAGCTTGATTTGGCAAATAAGGAAATTCTAGAACTGGAGAAGGTATTAGTTAATGCAGTTATGGGCGCTGAACAGTTTAACGAAAACTTGTTCAAATTTCTTGGGAGAAATGATATTTTGCTCGAATACCTTCCAGATCAAGGTGGATACAGAATAATAAGATCAGGCAAAAAAGAATTGGCTAAGCATCTAAGTGAGGGTGAAAGAACTGCAATTGCATTTGTATATTTTATATCAAAGTTGCAGGAGAAGGAGCCAACAGATTTACAAGAATCAATTATTGTTTTGGATGACCCAATATCAAGTTTTGATAGTAATCATCTGTTTAATGCTGCTCATTTTATTAAAGAAGAGTTCTTATCAGAAAAAGATCTTCCAAGTAAGATAGGACAGCTTTTTATTCTTACTCATAATTTTAATTTTTTCTCTCTTATAAATGAATGGTTCGAGGTTAAGGATTTAAAAAAAGTATACTGTCTAAAAAACATCAATTATAATGATAGCAGGGCTGCGATAATCGAAGATGCAGAATATGTTCTAAAGCAATTTGGCTCAGAATATCATTTTATTTTTTCTGAGATCAAGAAATACAATGAATCAAACGACAAATCATACTATCATACACACACTATAGCCAATTTATGCAGACAATTGCTAGAATCTTTTTTGACTTTTAAGTTTGGTCGAAAGAAACTGGACAAGTGCTTTGACGAAATAGTTGGATTCAGCGAAATAGCAAAAGTTAGAAAGTTTGTAAACCACTATTCACATAGGGCAGATCATGGAGCTAGTATAAGAGGGTACAATGACAATCTGTTTGGAGAGACTGAAAAACTAGTACCTGTAGTACTAGATTTGGTAAAGCATGTTGATAGTTTGCATTATAATTCTATGCTGGCAAGAATAAATGGGAATTAA